The following proteins are co-located in the Gossypium hirsutum isolate 1008001.06 chromosome A02, Gossypium_hirsutum_v2.1, whole genome shotgun sequence genome:
- the LOC107951905 gene encoding uncharacterized protein, whose translation MATDGEKEMAAANMEKEERKRRNAEKGLNRMSQIRSARPQSQEHHPIPPSSTHAKDARRESLSFDAQNDGIRDRNAFFSDDDQTSQTNQSHNISAGPAGLSEASTSSNLIQGGTHEISSANSVDVGTDKHAMSGRAVGEKDKSKAMQDRKASTNAESVQKACRNQPNLFSSKLVNSCIIASERARSLCALVIAICVLLSHINFPLLGLSIGRSDSNVASKPIYIILLTDLAIVLSRLFLDKKGVVSAEVEEEKPAAASQDNKENWDGAVMLLERGLVAYQTIRALFIDFSIYAVVVICGTSLL comes from the exons ATGGCAACGGACGGCGAGAAAGAGATGGCAGCCGCTAACATGGAGAAAGAGGAAAGGAAAAGGAGAAATGCTGAGAAAGGGTTGAACCGGATGTCTCAAATCCGGTCCGCACGTCCTCAATCTCAAGAACATCACCCCATTCCACCTTCATCAACCCATGCCAAAG ATGCAAGGAGAGAAAGCTTAAGCTTTGATGCACAGAACGACGGAATTCGAGATCGTAACGCATTTTTCTCTGACGATGACCAGACATCGCAAACAAatcaatctcacaatatcagtg CTGGACCTGCGGGACTGAGTGAAGCCTCAACTTCTAGTAATCTTATACAAGGTGGGACGCATGAAATATCAAGTGCCAACTCCGTAGATGTTGGAACTGATAAACATGCGATGTCTGGTCGTGCGGTGGGAGAAAAGGATAAGTCGAAGGCAATGCAGGACCGGAAAGCATCAACCAATGCGGAATCAGTCCAAAAAGCGTGCAGGAATCAACCTAATTTATTCTCGTCAAAACTAGTGAATTCCTGCATTATAGCTTCTGAAAGAGCACGCAGTTTATGTGCCCTAGTCATAGCAATTTGTGTGCTTCTTTCTCATATTAATTTTCCCTTGCTTGGATTGAGTATAGGCAGGTCAGACAGCAATGTAGCCTCAAAGCCTATTTACATAATCTTACTCACCGACTTGGCCATTGTGCTCAGCCGACTGTTTCTGGACAAGAAAGGAGTGGTGTCGGCAGAGGTGGAGGAAGAGAAACCTGCAGCAGCATCTCAAGATAATAAGGAAAACTGGGATGGAGCCGTTATGCTTTTGGAGAGAGGGTTAGTGGCCTATCAGACAATCCGAGCACTTTTCATAGATTTCAGCATTTATGCAGTGGTGGTCATTTGTGGCACTTCTCTACTCTAA
- the LOC107952421 gene encoding uncharacterized protein, with translation MLSGKDNSGFGWDEHRQMVVTKDAVWNYISSHKAVSQFRHHNFSYYDQFTSIYAKDRATGKDAQTTADIVEKINAEDVATTNNLEERNNYRGCEDDVSLDEMDVSATQSQPPKPNQRDSTSSKKKKKMDDGIEKNSTSITDATMLLGENIRIVGLELSRSIASEKVILESTQKLYLALCEVEGLTENERYRVLSKIPDHPTQMLIFFSLPSSVRLE, from the exons ATGCTCAGTGGAAAAGACAATAGTGgctttggttgggacgagcataggcagatGGTTGTTACTAAAGATGCTGTGTGGAACTATATAAGT agtcataaagcTGTCAGTCAATTCAGACATCATAATTTCTCTTATTATGACCAATTTACTTCCATATATGCAAAAGATCGAGCcactgggaaagatgctcaaacaacTGCAGATATTGTTGAAAAAATAAATGCTGAGGATGTAGCTACTACAAATAATCTTGAAGAAAGAAACAATTATCGTGGATGCGAAGATGATGTTTCCTTGGATGAGATGGATGTCTCTGCTACACAATCGCAACCGCCGAAGCCAAACCAACGTGATTCCACatcttcaaagaagaaaaaaaagatggatGATGGAATTGAAAAAAATTCTACTTCAATTACTGATGCTACGATGTTATTGGGGGAAAACATACGAATTGTTGGCCTTGAATTAAGTAGGAGCATTGCCTCTGAGAAAGTGATCCTTGAAAGTACTCAAAAATTATATTTGGCCTTATGTGAAGTAGAAGGATTAACTGAAAATGAGCGCTATCGTGTGTTGAGCAAAATTCCTGACCATCCAACACAAATGCTCATTTTTTTTAGTCTCCCTTCTTCAGTTCGATTGGAATAG